A region from the Prochlorococcus marinus XMU1408 genome encodes:
- a CDS encoding LysR family transcriptional regulator — protein MAEIPFTLDQLRILKAIVDEGSFKKAADSLFVTQPAVSLQVQNLEKQLEIAIFDRGGRKAQLTEAGKLLLNYCEKILGECQETCKAIEDLNNLKGGSLIIGASQTTGTYLMPRMIGLFRQKYPEVSVQLQIHSTRRTGWSVANGQIDIAIIGGQLPLELNESLEVIPFATDELALVLPTNHQLAKSKELKKEDLYSLGFITLDPQSTTRKVVDQLLSSSGLDVQRLNIEMELNSFEAIKNAVQSNLGAAFLPVVSIERELSGGSIHRPTVADLVVKRELKVITNPGRYSSRAAEAFIQDILPLFASPVSPLVNIKN, from the coding sequence ATGGCCGAGATTCCATTCACTCTTGACCAACTAAGAATCCTCAAAGCGATTGTTGATGAGGGAAGTTTCAAAAAGGCTGCTGATAGTCTCTTTGTCACTCAACCTGCTGTGAGTTTGCAAGTACAAAACCTAGAAAAACAACTTGAAATTGCAATATTCGATAGAGGAGGCAGAAAAGCTCAATTAACTGAAGCAGGAAAACTTCTTTTAAATTACTGTGAAAAAATTTTAGGAGAGTGCCAAGAAACTTGCAAAGCCATAGAAGATTTAAATAATCTCAAAGGGGGTTCTCTCATTATTGGAGCAAGCCAAACTACTGGAACCTATTTGATGCCAAGGATGATTGGGCTTTTCCGACAAAAATATCCAGAAGTTTCAGTTCAACTTCAAATTCATAGCACCAGAAGAACAGGATGGAGCGTAGCAAATGGACAGATCGATATAGCTATTATTGGAGGCCAACTTCCATTAGAGTTAAACGAATCATTAGAAGTCATTCCTTTTGCGACTGACGAATTAGCTCTTGTTTTACCTACTAATCATCAATTAGCAAAGTCAAAAGAACTCAAAAAAGAAGATTTGTATAGCCTAGGTTTTATAACATTAGATCCTCAATCGACCACAAGAAAAGTAGTGGATCAACTCCTATCTTCTTCAGGGTTAGACGTACAGAGATTAAATATTGAAATGGAATTAAATTCTTTTGAAGCCATCAAGAATGCAGTTCAATCTAATCTAGGAGCAGCTTTTCTACCAGTGGTATCAATTGAAAGAGAACTTTCAGGAGGAAGTATTCACAGACCAACTGTCGCAGATCTAGTAGTTAAAAGAGAGCTAAAAGTAATCACAAATCCCGGAAGGTATTCATCTAGAGCTGCTGAAGCATTTATCCAAGATATTTTACCCTTATTTGCAAGTCCGGTTTCACCACTTGTTAATATAAAAAATTAA
- a CDS encoding NAD(P)H-quinone oxidoreductase subunit 5 — MHSAADFAWLIPLLPLCGAVLIGLGLISFNDLFNRSRKPVAITLLSSVGASAFVSYAVLAEQLSGRPPVEHLFIWASAGSFELPMGYVIDPLAAVMLALVTTIAFLVMIYSHGYMEHDPGYVRFFTYLALFSSSMLGLIVSPNLLEIYVFWELVGMCSYLLVGFWYDRDGAAHAAQKAFVVNRVGDFGLLLGILGLFWATGSFDFHGIAEGLSDSVSSGSVPIWAALTLCILVFMGPMAKSAQFPLHVWLPDAMEGPTPISALIHAATMVAAGVFLVARLDPLFSQFPFVGLFIAIIGTVTCFLGASIALTQMDLKKGLAYSTVSQLGYMMLAMGCGAPVAGMFHLVTHACFKAMLFLGSGSVIHAMEDVVGHEPILAQDMRLMGGLRKKMPITATTFFIGCIAISGIPPLAGFWSKDEILGQAFNSFPILWFIGFLTAGMTAFYMFRLYFLTFEGDFRGENQEMQLSLLSLAGKERDDEHENHVIGKIHESAWPMTLPLAVLAIPSVLIGFIGLPWHSIFANLLDHQEAIEAAEKFSWGEFLPLAIASVAISSGGILLAVLTYYLKRLDLGVSISEKYPQINSFLQNKWYLDDINEKIFVRGSRKLAREVLEVDAKVVDGVVNLTGLLTLGSGEGLKYFETGRAQFYALIVFGGVIALVALFGVVGA; from the coding sequence ATGCATTCGGCTGCCGATTTTGCTTGGTTAATTCCACTTCTTCCTCTCTGCGGGGCAGTATTGATTGGTTTGGGATTAATTAGTTTTAACGATCTTTTTAATCGTTCAAGAAAACCCGTCGCAATAACTCTTCTATCTTCAGTAGGTGCTTCAGCATTTGTAAGCTATGCAGTTTTAGCAGAGCAGCTTTCAGGACGGCCTCCTGTAGAACACTTGTTCATATGGGCAAGTGCGGGTTCTTTTGAGTTGCCTATGGGATATGTGATTGACCCCTTAGCTGCAGTAATGCTTGCACTTGTTACTACGATTGCTTTCTTAGTAATGATTTATTCCCATGGGTATATGGAACATGACCCTGGGTATGTTCGCTTTTTTACTTATCTAGCCCTATTCAGTAGCTCAATGCTGGGGCTAATAGTTAGTCCAAATTTGTTAGAAATATATGTTTTTTGGGAATTAGTTGGTATGTGTTCATATTTATTAGTTGGTTTTTGGTACGACAGAGATGGCGCTGCTCATGCAGCTCAAAAGGCTTTTGTAGTAAATAGAGTAGGTGATTTTGGATTATTGCTAGGGATTTTGGGTCTGTTTTGGGCAACTGGTAGTTTTGATTTTCATGGAATAGCGGAGGGTTTATCAGATTCAGTTAGTTCTGGGTCAGTACCAATATGGGCGGCTTTGACTCTTTGTATTCTCGTTTTTATGGGACCAATGGCAAAGTCAGCACAATTCCCTTTGCATGTCTGGCTACCTGATGCAATGGAAGGTCCAACTCCAATATCTGCTCTAATTCATGCCGCGACAATGGTTGCAGCAGGTGTTTTTTTAGTAGCAAGACTTGATCCTTTGTTTAGCCAATTTCCTTTTGTTGGTTTATTCATTGCAATTATTGGAACAGTTACTTGTTTTTTAGGAGCTTCAATAGCACTGACACAAATGGATTTGAAAAAAGGATTGGCATACAGCACAGTCTCTCAACTTGGATACATGATGCTTGCAATGGGATGTGGAGCACCAGTCGCAGGGATGTTCCATCTTGTCACTCATGCCTGTTTTAAGGCTATGTTATTCCTTGGCTCTGGTTCAGTTATTCATGCTATGGAGGATGTTGTGGGGCATGAACCTATTCTTGCTCAAGACATGAGATTAATGGGGGGCTTACGTAAGAAAATGCCTATTACGGCTACAACTTTTTTCATTGGTTGTATTGCCATAAGTGGTATCCCACCCCTTGCAGGTTTTTGGAGTAAAGATGAAATTCTCGGTCAAGCTTTTAACAGTTTTCCAATACTTTGGTTTATTGGTTTTTTAACTGCGGGAATGACAGCCTTTTATATGTTTAGACTTTATTTTCTGACTTTTGAGGGGGATTTTCGAGGGGAAAATCAAGAGATGCAGCTTTCTTTGCTTTCATTAGCAGGCAAAGAAAGAGATGATGAGCATGAAAATCATGTAATTGGGAAAATACATGAATCCGCATGGCCAATGACATTACCCTTGGCAGTTTTGGCAATCCCTTCGGTTCTAATTGGATTTATAGGACTTCCTTGGCACAGTATCTTTGCAAACCTATTAGATCATCAGGAGGCTATTGAAGCAGCAGAAAAGTTTAGTTGGGGAGAATTTTTACCTCTTGCAATTGCATCAGTAGCCATCTCATCTGGAGGAATATTATTAGCGGTCTTGACTTACTACTTAAAAAGGCTTGATCTTGGAGTGTCTATTTCTGAGAAGTACCCTCAAATTAATTCATTCCTTCAGAATAAATGGTATCTAGATGACATAAATGAGAAAATTTTTGTAAGAGGTAGTAGAAAATTGGCTAGGGAAGTACTCGAAGTAGATGCCAAAGTGGTTGATGGGGTTGTTAATTTGACTGGTTTGTTAACTCTAGGTAGTGGAGAAGGACTAAAGTATTTTGAGACAGGAAGAGCTCAGTTTTACGCATTAATTGTTTTTGGAGGTGTAATTGCGCTTGTCGCACTTTTTGGCGTTGTGGGAGCATAA
- a CDS encoding methylenetetrahydrofolate reductase, whose amino-acid sequence MKSKLQNRLESGLSAITAEIMPPRGGNTALALSKALTLNKLVHGFNVTDGSRAIMRMSSLALCKLLLEANLEPVLQLSCRDRNRIALQAELLGAHALGIKNILCLTGDPVRVGDQSQAKSVQDFNSIELIDQVTSLNKGIDPVSGFLPDGPTNLFPGAAADPNCRGFDGLRRRIELKKNAGANFLQTQMVMDPKVLERFCKEITEPMKIPVLAGVFLLKSAKNAQFINRVVPGACIPPSIISRLESSSNPINEGISIAGEQVKSFLEIAQGVHLMAVKAEEQIPMILDKANINY is encoded by the coding sequence GTGAAATCTAAACTTCAAAATCGTCTTGAATCTGGCTTATCAGCTATTACTGCTGAAATAATGCCTCCTAGGGGAGGTAATACAGCTTTAGCTCTTTCCAAAGCCCTCACATTAAATAAACTTGTGCATGGATTTAATGTTACAGACGGCAGCCGAGCAATTATGAGAATGAGCAGCCTAGCCCTGTGCAAGCTGCTTTTAGAGGCAAATCTTGAGCCCGTACTTCAATTATCATGTAGGGATAGAAATCGAATCGCATTACAAGCTGAATTACTAGGTGCGCATGCTTTAGGAATCAAAAATATCCTCTGTTTAACTGGAGATCCTGTACGAGTAGGAGACCAATCTCAAGCCAAATCAGTTCAAGACTTCAACTCGATAGAACTTATTGATCAAGTAACATCACTTAACAAAGGTATAGATCCAGTATCAGGTTTTTTACCTGATGGCCCAACTAATTTGTTTCCTGGTGCAGCGGCAGATCCAAATTGCAGAGGCTTTGATGGTTTAAGAAGAAGAATAGAACTCAAAAAAAATGCAGGTGCAAATTTCCTTCAAACTCAAATGGTTATGGATCCCAAAGTACTTGAGCGTTTTTGCAAAGAAATCACTGAACCCATGAAAATACCTGTTTTAGCAGGCGTTTTTCTACTTAAATCAGCTAAAAATGCTCAATTCATCAATCGAGTAGTACCTGGGGCCTGCATACCCCCATCAATCATCTCAAGACTTGAAAGTTCATCAAATCCCATTAATGAAGGAATATCGATTGCAGGAGAGCAAGTAAAAAGTTTTTTAGAAATCGCTCAAGGTGTTCACCTAATGGCCGTTAAAGCAGAAGAACAAATACCTATGATTTTAGACAAAGCAAATATCAATTATTAG
- a CDS encoding NnrU family protein, with protein sequence MTFLDTHSSSFIMILLLFSFAVIHSGGAALREKAESVIGARAWRLIFAFASIPSAFILIGFFIAHRYDGVRFWNFQGVSELIPLIWILSAISFLFLYPATYNLLEIPAVLKPKVRLYASGIIRVTRHPQAIGQIIWCFAHLLWIGTSFTLVTCLGLIAHHLFAIWHGDRRLSIKFGKEFEDVKKKTSVVPFLAVLDGRQKLQIKEFLRPSQMGILIAVFFFWWSHKFISVGAQRFLSFDLTELLARIA encoded by the coding sequence ATGACATTTTTAGATACCCATAGTTCCAGTTTTATAATGATATTACTTTTATTTAGTTTTGCCGTTATTCATAGTGGTGGAGCAGCTTTAAGGGAAAAAGCTGAAAGTGTAATTGGTGCAAGAGCATGGAGGTTGATTTTTGCCTTTGCAAGTATCCCCTCGGCTTTTATTTTAATTGGTTTTTTTATTGCTCATCGTTACGATGGAGTTAGATTTTGGAATTTTCAAGGGGTAAGTGAACTAATTCCTTTGATTTGGATTTTGAGTGCAATCAGCTTTCTCTTTTTATATCCAGCCACCTACAACCTATTAGAAATTCCCGCAGTCCTGAAGCCCAAAGTAAGACTTTATGCCTCAGGAATTATTAGGGTCACTCGCCATCCGCAGGCAATTGGTCAAATTATTTGGTGCTTTGCACATTTACTATGGATAGGCACAAGTTTTACTCTCGTAACCTGTTTGGGATTAATTGCGCATCATTTATTTGCTATTTGGCATGGAGATAGGAGACTTAGCATCAAATTTGGAAAAGAATTTGAGGATGTTAAGAAAAAAACCTCAGTTGTTCCATTCTTGGCTGTGTTGGATGGACGACAAAAATTACAAATAAAAGAATTTCTTAGACCCTCTCAAATGGGCATTCTCATTGCAGTGTTTTTTTTCTGGTGGTCCCATAAATTTATTTCTGTTGGGGCGCAGAGATTTCTCTCTTTTGATTTAACTGAATTACTAGCAAGAATTGCCTAA
- the pds gene encoding 15-cis-phytoene desaturase — MRVAIAGAGLAGLSCAKYLADAGHTPFVYEARNVLGGKVAAWKDEDGDWYETGLHIFFGAYPNMLQLFKELNIEDRLQWKSHSMIFNQPEIPGTYSRFDFPDLPAPINGVAAILSNNDMLSWPEKISFGLGLIPAMLRGQNYVEDCDKYSWTEWLKKQNIPERVNDEVFIAMSKALNFIGPDEISSTVLLTALNRFLQEKNGSKMAFLDGAPPERLCQPMVDHIRAAGGDVFLNSPLRKINLNEDGSVENFLIGSAKESNGKEIEADAYVSAMPVDIFKTILPSKWASKDIFRKLEGLKGVPVINIHLWFDRKLTDIDHLLFSRSPLLSVYADMSITCKEYEDPNRSMLELVFAPAKDWISRKDEEIIDATMKELIKLFPMHFSGENQAKLRKYKVIKTPQSVYKAVPGCQDLRPDQKTPIRNFFLTGDYTMQRYLASMEGAVLSGKLCASKIQTSTDISSSKS, encoded by the coding sequence ATGCGTGTAGCAATTGCTGGAGCTGGACTTGCTGGACTTTCATGTGCAAAATACTTAGCCGATGCAGGTCATACACCATTCGTTTATGAGGCAAGAAACGTACTTGGTGGAAAAGTTGCTGCCTGGAAAGATGAGGATGGAGATTGGTACGAAACTGGATTGCATATCTTTTTTGGAGCATATCCAAACATGCTTCAGCTTTTTAAAGAATTGAATATTGAAGATCGACTCCAATGGAAAAGCCATTCAATGATTTTCAACCAACCAGAAATTCCAGGGACTTATAGCCGTTTTGATTTCCCTGATCTTCCTGCTCCAATAAACGGAGTGGCAGCTATTTTAAGCAATAACGACATGCTGAGTTGGCCAGAAAAAATTTCGTTTGGACTAGGGCTTATACCCGCTATGTTACGTGGACAGAATTATGTAGAAGATTGTGATAAGTACTCTTGGACGGAATGGTTAAAAAAACAGAATATTCCAGAAAGAGTAAATGATGAAGTTTTTATAGCAATGAGTAAAGCCCTTAATTTTATAGGTCCTGATGAAATATCTTCAACCGTGTTGCTCACAGCATTAAACCGCTTCTTACAAGAAAAAAATGGGTCAAAAATGGCATTCCTTGATGGAGCCCCACCAGAAAGGCTTTGTCAGCCAATGGTTGATCACATAAGAGCCGCAGGAGGAGACGTATTTTTGAACAGTCCACTTAGAAAAATCAATTTAAATGAAGATGGAAGTGTTGAAAATTTCTTAATAGGCAGTGCCAAAGAATCAAATGGGAAAGAAATTGAAGCCGACGCATATGTAAGCGCAATGCCAGTAGATATTTTTAAAACAATTTTGCCTAGTAAATGGGCCTCTAAAGATATATTTCGAAAACTTGAAGGACTCAAGGGAGTTCCAGTTATTAACATTCATCTTTGGTTCGATCGAAAACTTACCGATATTGACCACTTATTGTTCAGCAGATCACCACTACTAAGTGTTTACGCTGACATGAGCATAACCTGCAAAGAATACGAAGATCCAAATCGTTCGATGCTTGAATTAGTTTTTGCTCCTGCCAAAGACTGGATTAGTCGAAAAGATGAAGAGATCATTGATGCCACAATGAAAGAATTGATTAAACTTTTTCCCATGCATTTTTCAGGAGAAAATCAAGCCAAATTACGAAAATATAAAGTAATAAAAACTCCACAATCGGTCTATAAAGCTGTACCAGGGTGCCAAGATTTAAGACCTGATCAAAAGACTCCCATTAGAAACTTTTTCTTAACCGGTGATTACACAATGCAGCGCTATTTAGCTTCCATGGAAGGTGCAGTTTTAAGTGGAAAGCTATGCGCATCAAAGATCCAAACATCAACTGACATAAGTTCTTCCAAGTCTTAA
- a CDS encoding NAD(P)H-quinone oxidoreductase subunit M has protein sequence MSDTILKCTTRHVRIFTAVLKNNDLILDDGHLTLDIDPDNEFIWSDQSIKKVQDYFRELVDSQADNELSDYSLRKIGSLLEDFIRKLLKDGELSYNPNSRVMNYSMGLPRTQELL, from the coding sequence ATGAGCGATACCATTCTCAAATGCACAACCCGTCACGTAAGAATATTTACAGCAGTACTCAAAAATAATGATTTAATTTTGGATGATGGACATTTAACTTTAGATATCGATCCTGATAATGAATTTATTTGGAGTGATCAATCTATAAAAAAAGTGCAAGATTATTTTCGTGAATTAGTTGATTCACAGGCTGATAATGAATTGAGCGATTACAGTTTAAGAAAAATTGGATCTTTGCTTGAAGACTTTATTCGGAAGTTGCTTAAAGATGGAGAACTTAGTTATAACCCCAATAGTAGAGTAATGAATTACTCCATGGGATTACCACGGACGCAAGAATTATTATGA
- a CDS encoding NAD(P)H-quinone oxidoreductase subunit 4 has translation MLTSETISADFPWLSLSILFPIVGSLIVPFIPDKGEGKEIRWYALIISLITFLITVAAYFKGFDPSKEGLQLYEKVSWLPDLGLTWSVGADGLSMPLILLTSFITSLAVLAAWPVSYKPKLFFFLILAMDGGQIAVFAVQDMMLFFLAWELELFPVYLFLAIWGGKKRQYAATKFIIYTAGSSLFILLVALAMGFFQGGIPDFGYTHLAQQNFGRGFQLLCYSGLLIAFGVKLPIVPLHTWLPDAHGEATAPVHMLLAGILLKMGGYALLRFNAQLLPDAHAQFAPLLIVLGVVNIIYAALTSFAQRNLKRKIAYSSISHMGFVLIGIGSFSSLGTSGAMLQMVSHGLIGASLFFLVGATYDRTHTLQLDEMGGIGQNMRIMFALWTACAFASLALPGMSGFISELMVFVGFVTDEVYTLPFRVVIASLAAIGVILTPIYLLSMLREIFFGKENAKLISKAKLVDAEPREIYIIACLLVPIIGIGLYPKIMTDTYISSIDGLVKRDLLAVERVRKDQSTIISNPHLSIGTLEAPLLD, from the coding sequence ATGCTTACTTCTGAGACGATCTCGGCAGATTTCCCTTGGTTAAGTTTATCCATATTGTTTCCCATCGTTGGCTCATTAATTGTTCCATTTATTCCAGATAAAGGCGAAGGAAAAGAAATTAGATGGTATGCATTAATAATTTCTTTAATTACTTTTTTAATCACTGTCGCTGCATATTTCAAAGGTTTTGATCCAAGTAAAGAAGGCTTGCAGTTATATGAAAAAGTCAGTTGGCTGCCTGATCTTGGATTGACTTGGTCTGTTGGTGCAGATGGCTTATCAATGCCATTAATCTTGCTTACAAGTTTCATAACTTCTTTAGCAGTTTTAGCGGCATGGCCAGTTAGCTATAAACCAAAATTATTTTTCTTTTTGATCCTCGCTATGGACGGAGGACAGATAGCTGTATTTGCTGTTCAAGATATGATGCTTTTCTTTCTTGCTTGGGAATTGGAGTTGTTTCCGGTTTATTTGTTCCTTGCAATTTGGGGTGGGAAAAAGAGGCAATATGCAGCGACCAAATTCATTATCTACACAGCTGGCAGCTCTTTATTCATTCTTCTTGTGGCACTCGCAATGGGATTTTTTCAAGGAGGAATTCCAGATTTTGGATATACCCATTTAGCTCAGCAAAATTTCGGAAGGGGATTTCAATTACTTTGTTATTCAGGTTTGCTAATAGCTTTTGGGGTCAAACTTCCTATTGTTCCTCTTCATACTTGGTTGCCAGATGCTCATGGCGAAGCCACTGCTCCAGTTCATATGCTTTTGGCAGGAATATTGTTAAAGATGGGCGGATATGCCCTTCTTAGATTTAACGCACAATTATTGCCTGATGCGCACGCTCAATTTGCGCCATTATTAATCGTTCTTGGAGTGGTAAATATTATTTATGCAGCTTTAACTTCATTTGCCCAACGGAATCTAAAAAGAAAAATTGCTTATAGCTCCATAAGTCATATGGGTTTCGTTTTGATCGGTATTGGAAGTTTTAGCTCGTTAGGAACTAGTGGTGCAATGTTGCAAATGGTCAGTCATGGATTAATAGGGGCCAGTTTGTTTTTTCTAGTTGGAGCAACTTACGACAGGACACATACACTTCAACTAGATGAGATGGGTGGTATTGGTCAAAATATGAGGATTATGTTTGCTCTATGGACAGCATGTGCTTTTGCATCTCTTGCTTTACCTGGTATGAGTGGATTTATTTCAGAATTAATGGTCTTCGTTGGTTTTGTAACTGATGAAGTTTATACCCTTCCGTTTAGAGTGGTGATTGCATCACTAGCAGCAATTGGAGTGATTTTGACACCAATATATTTGTTGTCGATGCTAAGAGAAATTTTCTTTGGGAAAGAAAATGCGAAGTTAATATCCAAAGCTAAGTTAGTAGATGCAGAACCTAGAGAAATTTATATTATTGCTTGTCTATTAGTTCCAATTATTGGAATTGGTCTTTATCCAAAAATCATGACTGATACATATATTTCATCTATTGATGGATTGGTAAAAAGAGATTTATTAGCGGTTGAAAGGGTTCGGAAAGATCAATCAACAATTATTAGTAATCCTCATCTATCAATTGGGACTCTTGAAGCTCCTCTTTTAGATTGA
- a CDS encoding NDP-sugar synthase: MKAMILAAGKGTRVQPITHVIPKPMIPILQKPVMEFLLELLKEHGFTEVMVNVSHLAEEIENYFRDGQRFGVEIAYSFEGRIEDGELIGDALGSAGGLKKIQDFQKFFDDTFVVLCGDALIDLDLSEAVKRHKEKGALASLITKRVSKDQVSSYGVVVTDEEDRVKAFQEKPSIDNALGDTINTGIYLFEPEIFDYIPSGKPFDIGSDLFPKLVEEGAPFFALPMDFEWVDIGKVPDYWRAIRNVLKGDVRQVEIPGKQVREGIYTGLNVAANWDKINVKGPIYVGGMTRIEDGVTIIGPSMIGPSCCICEGATIDNSIIFDYSLIGPGVQLVEKLVFGRYCVGKEGDHFDLQEAALDWLITDARRQDLGEPSPQQKAMAELLGTDLISSNN; the protein is encoded by the coding sequence ATGAAGGCGATGATACTGGCAGCTGGGAAGGGAACCCGAGTTCAGCCAATCACGCATGTGATTCCAAAGCCAATGATTCCTATCCTTCAGAAACCTGTAATGGAGTTTCTGTTGGAACTATTAAAGGAGCATGGTTTTACTGAGGTTATGGTTAATGTTTCTCATTTGGCTGAAGAAATTGAGAATTATTTTCGAGATGGACAAAGATTTGGAGTCGAAATTGCATATAGTTTTGAAGGTCGTATTGAAGATGGAGAATTAATCGGAGATGCTCTTGGTTCTGCTGGTGGACTTAAAAAAATTCAAGACTTTCAAAAGTTTTTTGATGATACGTTTGTCGTTTTGTGTGGTGATGCCTTAATTGATTTGGACTTGTCTGAAGCAGTAAAACGACATAAAGAAAAAGGCGCTCTAGCTAGTTTGATCACTAAACGTGTTTCTAAAGACCAAGTAAGTAGTTATGGAGTTGTTGTAACTGATGAAGAAGATCGTGTTAAAGCTTTTCAAGAAAAACCATCTATTGATAATGCCTTAGGAGATACGATTAATACAGGAATTTATTTATTTGAGCCTGAAATTTTTGATTACATTCCCTCTGGAAAACCTTTTGATATAGGCTCAGATTTATTTCCAAAACTTGTCGAAGAAGGGGCACCTTTTTTTGCGTTGCCAATGGATTTTGAGTGGGTTGATATTGGAAAGGTACCTGATTATTGGAGAGCAATTAGAAATGTTCTAAAAGGAGATGTTCGTCAGGTTGAAATACCAGGAAAGCAGGTAAGAGAAGGAATCTATACTGGTTTAAATGTTGCTGCAAACTGGGATAAAATAAATGTAAAAGGGCCTATATATGTTGGAGGAATGACTAGAATAGAAGATGGTGTCACCATAATTGGTCCTTCTATGATTGGTCCCAGTTGTTGTATATGTGAAGGAGCAACGATTGATAATTCAATAATTTTTGATTATTCACTAATAGGACCAGGTGTACAACTTGTTGAGAAATTAGTTTTTGGTAGATATTGTGTTGGTAAAGAAGGTGATCATTTTGATTTACAGGAAGCCGCGTTAGATTGGTTAATAACTGATGCTCGCAGACAGGATTTAGGTGAACCTTCACCTCAACAGAAAGCAATGGCTGAGTTATTAGGAACAGATCTTATTAGCTCTAATAATTGA
- a CDS encoding DUF3172 domain-containing protein, whose amino-acid sequence MNQDPYNRRPSSRRRSDLARRQEGNRFNSRRDSNVRNQYESRGSRFNSSGPPNGGGGGGIKINSNSIAILAGVLVIGVGIGSLITSTTSGGQGNIASQQQLDMAVPDPDFCRQYGASAFVIDIEMYTTLNPSTSFVTQPALQPGCVIRRENWTVLQKQGAINNEDVRECKQRMNTFAYIGSIRDQPIVRCVYQADVNENKFIIKGAEEDAVGINKEAIQF is encoded by the coding sequence ATGAATCAAGACCCTTACAATCGGAGACCCTCATCTCGTAGAAGATCAGATCTTGCTAGAAGACAAGAAGGAAATAGATTTAATTCTAGAAGAGATTCAAATGTAAGAAATCAATATGAATCAAGAGGAAGTCGATTTAATTCATCAGGTCCACCAAATGGAGGTGGAGGTGGAGGTATAAAAATTAATTCTAATTCAATTGCAATTTTGGCTGGGGTTTTGGTGATTGGAGTTGGTATTGGTAGCCTGATTACAAGTACTACCTCAGGTGGACAAGGAAATATTGCAAGTCAGCAACAGTTAGATATGGCAGTTCCAGATCCAGATTTTTGTAGACAATACGGTGCAAGTGCTTTTGTTATAGATATTGAGATGTATACCACCCTAAATCCTTCTACTAGTTTTGTAACTCAACCAGCTCTTCAACCAGGATGTGTGATTAGAAGAGAAAATTGGACTGTTTTACAAAAGCAAGGAGCTATAAACAATGAAGATGTAAGAGAGTGTAAACAAAGAATGAATACTTTTGCTTACATAGGTTCAATTCGAGATCAGCCAATTGTACGTTGTGTTTATCAAGCAGATGTTAATGAAAATAAATTTATAATTAAAGGTGCTGAAGAAGATGCTGTTGGTATCAATAAAGAGGCTATACAATTTTAA
- a CDS encoding segregation/condensation protein A — protein sequence MPVDLLTQAADSGARLAIRLLQDAAERGDIDPWDVDVIPVVDGFLDQLKQRIEIPKKISQHFSQNGGSFEVDLAQSSEAFLAASVLVGLKAEVLESEIFTVDLEDEDDTSFDLGEQGWLDDSFQLPLRPEKHLFRRPVAPPPFRRPVTLGELINQLETIAESLKNDELQNRRRLRQRKLSDREVIAQVSSLAHREKLPETTAALAIFINNWEQALHWVDFELLVERWKENAASDDLDTDRVGVFWALLFLCSQGKVEIDQKGSLFSPISLKRLLEPGMVAQLPLASLDVTDGSPAAA from the coding sequence TTGCCAGTTGATCTTTTAACTCAAGCTGCAGATTCTGGCGCCAGACTTGCAATTCGTCTCTTGCAAGATGCTGCTGAAAGAGGCGATATTGATCCATGGGATGTGGATGTCATTCCTGTTGTTGATGGTTTTTTGGATCAACTGAAACAGCGCATTGAAATTCCAAAAAAAATTTCACAACATTTCAGTCAAAATGGTGGAAGTTTTGAGGTTGATCTCGCTCAGAGCAGTGAGGCTTTTTTAGCTGCTTCTGTCTTGGTTGGTTTGAAGGCTGAGGTGCTTGAGTCTGAAATTTTTACAGTTGATCTCGAAGATGAAGATGATACTAGCTTTGATTTAGGCGAGCAGGGTTGGCTAGATGATAGTTTTCAATTACCTCTTCGCCCTGAGAAACATCTATTTAGAAGACCCGTTGCTCCTCCTCCATTTAGAAGGCCAGTAACTCTTGGAGAATTAATCAACCAGCTTGAAACAATTGCAGAATCTTTGAAAAATGATGAGTTGCAAAATCGTAGAAGGTTGCGACAAAGAAAATTAAGTGATAGGGAAGTTATTGCTCAAGTTTCATCTTTAGCTCATAGAGAAAAATTACCTGAAACTACAGCTGCACTCGCAATTTTCATAAACAATTGGGAGCAGGCTTTGCACTGGGTTGATTTTGAATTATTAGTTGAAAGGTGGAAAGAAAATGCTGCCTCAGATGATTTGGATACCGATAGAGTAGGTGTTTTTTGGGCTTTATTGTTTTTATGCTCTCAGGGAAAAGTAGAGATTGATCAAAAAGGTTCTTTGTTTTCTCCGATAAGTCTTAAGAGGCTTTTAGAACCAGGAATGGTTGCACAGCTGCCTCTTGCATCTTTAGACGTGACAGATGGCTCGCCGGCTGCTGCCTAG